One segment of Niabella beijingensis DNA contains the following:
- a CDS encoding GbsR/MarR family transcriptional regulator, whose protein sequence is MNLEASKQKFINTWGALGTEWGINKSVAQVQALLLVSDEPLSTDTIMETLTISRGNANMSLRQLLDYGIIYKKVIAGDRKEYFVAEKDIWKWALKIALMRKQKEIDPVLNVLTELETETKKDKTAEGKALYKTIHEIQTFTEQLSTLVERVATSTRGELLLKLLKLIA, encoded by the coding sequence ATGAATTTAGAAGCATCCAAACAAAAGTTCATCAACACCTGGGGCGCCCTGGGTACAGAGTGGGGTATTAACAAGTCTGTAGCGCAGGTACAGGCCCTGCTGCTGGTTTCGGACGAGCCGCTTTCCACGGATACCATTATGGAAACGCTTACCATTTCACGGGGCAATGCCAACATGAGTCTCCGTCAGCTGCTGGATTATGGCATTATTTATAAAAAAGTGATCGCCGGAGACCGGAAGGAATATTTTGTTGCTGAAAAGGATATCTGGAAATGGGCACTCAAAATAGCGTTGATGCGCAAACAGAAAGAAATCGACCCGGTGCTGAATGTACTGACGGAACTGGAAACGGAAACAAAAAAAGACAAAACCGCTGAAGGCAAAGCGCTGTACAAGACCATTCACGAGATACAAACATTTACGGAGCAGCTGAGCACCCTTGTAGAACGGGTGGCCACTTCCACCCGCGGGGAGCTGCTGCTGAAATTGCTGAAACTCATCGCATAG
- a CDS encoding TIGR01777 family oxidoreductase, translating into MKQKIIIAGGTGFIGQYLMKRFREAGYEVLLISRNSSRITWTDAHKIRTALEGAEALINLAGKSVDCRYTEVNKQIILGSRVQTTKQLQLAVDQCSTPPKLWINSSTATIYRHAEDRPMDETEGEIGTGFSVNVAKAWEQAFFEHPTPATRKVALRTAIVLGKGGGVMAPYTRLVKFGLGGSQGSGRQVFSWIHIEDVYQIIRFVMQQPSLEGVYNAAAPGPVFNQQFMQALRERIRPPVYFSSPEWLLQLGAQLIGTETELVLKSRWVIPKKLQEAGFQFRYPTVNEALDEIFGEK; encoded by the coding sequence ATGAAACAAAAAATAATCATCGCAGGTGGCACCGGGTTTATCGGACAGTACCTTATGAAACGGTTCCGGGAAGCGGGTTACGAGGTGCTGCTGATCTCCAGGAACAGCTCCCGCATCACCTGGACGGATGCCCACAAAATAAGAACGGCCCTCGAAGGCGCCGAAGCCCTTATCAACCTGGCAGGTAAATCCGTCGATTGCCGCTACACGGAGGTGAATAAACAGATCATCCTGGGATCCCGGGTTCAGACCACCAAACAATTACAGCTGGCTGTTGACCAATGCAGCACTCCTCCAAAACTATGGATCAACTCCAGTACAGCTACCATTTACCGCCATGCGGAAGACCGCCCGATGGATGAGACGGAAGGTGAGATCGGGACCGGTTTTTCTGTGAACGTAGCCAAAGCATGGGAACAGGCTTTCTTTGAACACCCGACACCGGCGACCCGGAAAGTGGCGTTGCGCACAGCCATTGTACTGGGCAAAGGCGGTGGCGTAATGGCCCCTTACACCCGTCTTGTAAAATTTGGCCTCGGCGGTTCCCAGGGAAGCGGGCGCCAGGTATTTAGCTGGATCCATATTGAGGATGTATATCAGATCATCCGCTTTGTGATGCAACAGCCGTCTCTTGAAGGGGTCTACAACGCCGCCGCACCAGGTCCTGTATTCAACCAACAATTTATGCAGGCACTCCGGGAACGGATCCGGCCTCCCGTATACTTTTCATCACCGGAATGGCTCCTGCAACTGGGTGCCCAACTGATCGGCACCGAAACAGAACTGGTACTAAAGAGCAGATGGGTTATTCCGAAAAAATTACAGGAAGCAGGTTTTCAATTCCGGTATCCAACGGTAAACGAAGCGCTGGATGAGATCTTCGGTGAAAAATAA
- a CDS encoding TonB-dependent receptor — MKYLLSILLTLFLSPALTKAQFMIRGSVMHRSGAIAHATIQAHTVTAVADEAGNFILRELPAGKTALHISAAGYGEKDTTLELRSDTLLTIQLERLAPDMQEIVVSGTLKAVSRQDSPVPVEVYTARYFKANPTPSLFDALQNINGVRPQLNCNICNTGDIHINGLEGPYTMILIDGMPIVSGLSTVYGLSGIPQSLTERVEIVKGPASTLYGSEAVGGLVNIITHKPGNTPALSVDVFGTSWRELNADLASGFRVGKKLRGLAGINYFNYSSPFDHNHDGFTDVTLQHRVSVFNKWELDRKNGRLFSLAGRYVHEDRWGGEFNWNKKFRGGDSVYGESIYTRRWELFGAYELPVKEKMQLLFSANGHDQNSAYGMIPFDARQYIGFLQLTWNKTLNRHDLTSGTALRYTYYDDNTPATATQPERTWLPGVFVQDEITLNENNKLLAGLRYDYNSIHGSILTPRLNYKWNSPDKNNTLRFSIGNGYRVAQVFTEDHAALTGAREVIFMEALKPETSWNTNINFVKRIYTTSGGMIGLDATAFYTYFNNKIIADYDSNPKEIRFQNLSGHAVSRGVSLNLDLALISGLKLLAGATYMDVYSVEDQVRTRQLFTEKFTGVWNIGYQFPKWGLSIDYTGNVYSPMRLPLLSDTDPRPEFSPWWSIQNIQLTKKIGPELELYGGIKNLLNWTPGRGLPFLIARANDPFDKQVQFDADGKAAVTADNPYGLTFDPSYVYAPNQGIRGFLGIRWNRTAFKK; from the coding sequence ATGAAATATCTGCTGTCAATATTACTGACACTGTTTTTGAGTCCGGCCCTTACAAAAGCCCAGTTTATGATCAGGGGAAGCGTGATGCACCGTTCGGGGGCCATTGCACATGCCACCATTCAGGCGCATACCGTAACTGCGGTGGCAGATGAAGCAGGTAATTTTATACTTCGGGAATTGCCGGCGGGAAAAACGGCATTGCACATTTCAGCTGCCGGATACGGGGAGAAAGACACCACGCTGGAGCTCCGGAGTGATACCCTGTTAACCATACAACTGGAACGTCTTGCGCCTGATATGCAGGAGATCGTGGTTTCAGGCACTTTAAAGGCGGTCTCCCGCCAGGACAGCCCCGTACCGGTTGAAGTATACACCGCCCGCTATTTTAAGGCCAACCCCACCCCTTCGCTCTTTGATGCGCTGCAGAACATCAACGGTGTGCGGCCGCAGCTGAATTGCAATATCTGCAATACAGGAGACATTCATATCAACGGGCTGGAAGGGCCTTATACCATGATCCTGATAGACGGAATGCCCATTGTCAGCGGGCTTTCCACCGTGTATGGCTTAAGCGGTATCCCGCAGTCGCTGACCGAGCGTGTGGAAATCGTAAAAGGTCCGGCCTCCACCCTTTACGGAAGCGAGGCCGTTGGCGGGCTCGTAAACATCATCACGCATAAACCCGGCAATACGCCTGCCCTTTCCGTGGATGTTTTTGGTACCTCCTGGAGGGAACTCAATGCAGATCTGGCCTCCGGCTTCCGGGTCGGCAAAAAGCTGCGTGGTCTGGCAGGCATTAACTATTTTAATTACAGTTCCCCTTTTGATCATAATCACGACGGGTTCACCGATGTGACCCTGCAGCACCGGGTCTCCGTTTTTAATAAATGGGAACTGGACCGGAAGAACGGGCGCCTGTTTTCCCTGGCAGGAAGGTATGTGCACGAAGACCGGTGGGGCGGGGAATTCAACTGGAATAAAAAGTTCCGCGGAGGCGACAGCGTCTATGGTGAAAGCATTTATACCCGGCGCTGGGAGCTGTTCGGTGCATATGAGCTGCCGGTAAAAGAAAAGATGCAGCTGCTCTTCAGCGCCAACGGTCATGATCAGAACAGCGCATATGGAATGATACCGTTTGATGCCCGGCAATATATCGGCTTTTTACAGCTGACCTGGAATAAAACGCTGAACCGGCATGACCTCACATCAGGAACCGCCCTGCGATATACCTACTATGATGACAACACACCGGCCACCGCAACGCAGCCGGAACGCACCTGGCTGCCGGGCGTTTTTGTACAGGACGAGATCACCCTTAACGAAAATAACAAACTGCTGGCGGGGCTGCGCTACGACTACAACTCGATCCATGGAAGTATCCTTACACCACGTCTGAACTATAAATGGAACAGTCCCGATAAAAACAATACCCTGCGTTTCAGCATCGGCAACGGCTACCGGGTGGCACAGGTATTTACAGAGGACCATGCCGCTCTCACCGGTGCCCGGGAGGTTATTTTTATGGAGGCCTTAAAGCCGGAAACCTCCTGGAACACGAATATCAATTTCGTAAAAAGGATCTATACCACTTCCGGAGGAATGATCGGCCTGGATGCCACAGCCTTCTATACCTATTTCAACAATAAGATCATTGCCGATTACGACAGCAACCCGAAGGAGATCCGCTTCCAGAACCTCAGCGGACATGCCGTTTCCCGGGGCGTATCGCTGAACCTGGACCTGGCGCTGATTTCCGGGCTGAAACTTCTTGCCGGCGCTACTTATATGGATGTGTACAGCGTGGAAGACCAGGTAAGAACACGCCAGCTGTTCACCGAAAAATTCACGGGTGTATGGAACATCGGATATCAATTCCCGAAGTGGGGACTGAGCATCGATTATACCGGTAATGTTTACAGTCCCATGCGGCTTCCGTTGCTGAGTGACACCGACCCCCGCCCGGAATTCTCGCCCTGGTGGAGCATCCAGAATATTCAGCTCACCAAAAAGATCGGACCTGAACTGGAGCTCTATGGCGGCATTAAGAACCTGCTCAACTGGACCCCCGGCAGGGGTTTGCCCTTCCTGATCGCACGTGCCAATGATCCATTCGACAAGCAAGTGCAGTTTGACGCTGATGGGAAGGCAGCGGTAACAGCAGATAATCCTTATGGCCTGACCTTCGATCCCTCCTATGTATATGCACCCAACCAGGGGATCCGGGGATTTCTCGGAATACGCTGGAACCGTACGGCATTTAAAAAATAG
- a CDS encoding tRNA-binding protein, with protein sequence MHTEPTINWSDFTKIEMRVGTITHAEVFKEAHKPAYKLTIDFGEYGYYKSSAQITTLYSVESLPGKQVIAVLNFPPKQIANFYSECLVLGTVGEANTITLLSPGQPVPNGLRIG encoded by the coding sequence ATGCATACAGAACCAACGATCAACTGGTCGGATTTTACCAAGATCGAAATGCGTGTAGGAACGATCACGCATGCCGAAGTGTTTAAAGAAGCACACAAACCCGCGTATAAATTAACCATCGATTTCGGGGAATACGGGTATTATAAATCTTCCGCACAGATCACAACGCTTTACAGTGTTGAATCCCTTCCCGGGAAACAGGTGATCGCTGTCCTGAATTTTCCACCCAAGCAGATCGCTAACTTTTACAGTGAATGCCTGGTGCTGGGCACGGTAGGCGAAGCCAACACCATTACCCTCCTTTCACCGGGGCAACCGGTGCCCAACGGCCTCAGAATCGGATAG
- a CDS encoding thioredoxin family protein, protein MKLLQHTIPFILTGLLCCLQPEAQPMSRSFKQLDSLRQIHPKPIIIFVYTDWCRYCRAMEAVTFRNKKVATCLDRHFYFAMLNAEERRSIRFLDSSFRYRPTGIQSGEHELAAWLRNGQPAAYPALFILSSRGEPLLRTNSYLIPEDLIRLLEAVPKNDPTIHKAAAETNRAVPYGNH, encoded by the coding sequence ATGAAGTTGCTACAGCATACGATACCATTTATCCTTACCGGCCTGCTGTGCTGCCTGCAACCGGAGGCCCAACCCATGTCCCGGTCATTCAAACAACTCGACAGCCTCCGGCAAATACATCCAAAGCCAATTATTATCTTCGTGTACACCGACTGGTGCCGGTATTGCAGGGCAATGGAAGCCGTTACATTCCGCAATAAAAAAGTTGCCACCTGCCTGGACCGGCATTTTTATTTTGCAATGCTTAATGCGGAAGAACGCCGCAGTATCCGTTTTCTGGACAGCAGTTTCCGCTACCGGCCCACAGGAATACAAAGCGGTGAACATGAACTGGCGGCCTGGCTCCGTAACGGTCAGCCTGCTGCCTATCCTGCGCTTTTTATTCTGTCGTCCCGCGGGGAACCATTACTCCGGACCAACAGTTATCTCATCCCCGAAGACCTGATCCGGCTATTGGAAGCCGTACCCAAAAACGATCCCACCATCCATAAGGCAGCCGCTGAAACAAACAGGGCCGTACCATACGGAAATCACTAA
- a CDS encoding penicillin-binding transpeptidase domain-containing protein has translation MRTLFLFCFLFTAARAGCQTDVQQPFKACRVTGSTTLFDLKNNRWMISDSADAAKGTQPASTFKIINLLIALETRVINDENAIVKWPGHTDTTLYGYRPDIYRDMSVKEAFEVSAGWVFIELAKRIGREKYRYYLDKCDYGNGDLTEKDADFWNFGPFAITPKNQVAFLIKVYKEHQLPFSKRNLAILKKVMITEEKEQDTIRSKTGWTRIAGKNIGWWTGYVTTKDNVYFFATRILNDRADNNPDFGNCRKTITRYFLEQLEALHH, from the coding sequence ATGCGTACATTATTCCTGTTTTGTTTTCTATTCACAGCAGCCCGCGCCGGGTGCCAAACCGATGTTCAGCAACCGTTCAAAGCCTGCCGTGTAACGGGCAGCACAACGCTATTTGACCTGAAGAATAACCGCTGGATGATCAGTGACAGTGCAGATGCTGCAAAGGGAACACAACCGGCATCTACCTTCAAGATCATCAACCTCCTCATAGCGCTTGAGACCCGTGTGATCAATGACGAGAACGCGATCGTAAAATGGCCCGGGCATACCGATACCACGCTTTATGGCTACCGGCCCGATATTTATAGAGATATGTCTGTAAAAGAAGCCTTTGAAGTATCGGCCGGATGGGTATTTATTGAACTGGCCAAACGCATCGGCCGGGAAAAATACCGCTACTACCTGGATAAATGTGATTATGGAAACGGAGACCTTACTGAGAAGGATGCCGACTTCTGGAACTTTGGACCTTTTGCCATTACCCCGAAAAACCAGGTCGCATTTCTCATAAAGGTTTATAAAGAACACCAATTACCGTTCTCGAAAAGAAACCTGGCCATTCTGAAGAAGGTGATGATCACCGAAGAAAAGGAACAGGATACCATCCGCTCAAAAACAGGATGGACCCGCATCGCAGGAAAAAACATCGGCTGGTGGACCGGATATGTGACCACAAAAGACAATGTTTATTTCTTTGCTACCCGTATCCTGAACGATCGTGCCGACAATAATCCGGACTTTGGCAATTGCAGGAAAACCATCACCCGGTATTTCCTGGAGCAGTTGGAGGCATTGCACCACTGA
- a CDS encoding MBL fold metallo-hydrolase yields MIAESFICTTCGTAYASAARPPADCPVCEDERQYVNPLGQSWTTLRQINNTHKNILDKINDSLYAIYTAPAFAIGQRAHLLLTPQGNILWDCIANLDTTTIGLINKLGGIRKIAISHPHYYTTMAEWSQAFQAPVYIHRRDAQWIPRRDFDLQLWDGLKHEILPGATLINSAGHFDGGAILHYDRFLLTGDIIQVAPDLKTAGFMYSYPNYIPLDKKSILHIQASLNGVDFDALYGAFGRYITRQARAAFDYSIARYLKIFE; encoded by the coding sequence ATGATAGCCGAATCATTTATCTGTACCACCTGCGGTACTGCCTATGCGTCAGCAGCCCGCCCCCCGGCAGACTGCCCGGTTTGTGAAGATGAGCGCCAGTATGTAAATCCGCTGGGGCAAAGCTGGACAACGCTCCGGCAGATCAATAACACGCACAAAAACATCCTAGATAAAATAAACGATTCGCTTTACGCTATCTATACGGCTCCTGCGTTCGCCATCGGTCAAAGAGCACACCTGCTGCTGACCCCCCAGGGCAACATCCTGTGGGACTGCATTGCCAACCTCGATACCACCACCATCGGCCTGATAAATAAACTGGGTGGCATCCGCAAAATAGCCATTTCCCATCCGCATTACTATACGACCATGGCCGAATGGAGCCAAGCCTTTCAGGCGCCGGTTTATATCCACCGGCGGGACGCGCAGTGGATACCCCGCCGGGACTTCGACCTGCAGCTGTGGGACGGATTGAAACATGAGATCCTGCCCGGCGCAACATTGATTAACAGTGCCGGACATTTTGATGGCGGAGCCATCCTGCATTACGACCGGTTCTTGCTTACAGGCGATATCATACAGGTAGCACCCGATTTAAAAACTGCCGGCTTTATGTACAGCTATCCCAACTATATTCCGCTCGATAAAAAAAGTATTCTGCACATTCAGGCATCATTGAACGGGGTTGACTTTGATGCCCTGTATGGCGCCTTTGGAAGATATATCACCCGGCAGGCAAGAGCTGCCTTCGACTATTCCATCGCGCGCTATCTGAAGATCTTTGAATAA
- a CDS encoding O-acetyl-ADP-ribose deacetylase, whose translation MIQVLAGDITKVTADAIVNAANSSLMGGGGVDGAIHRAGGPEILAECRKIVAQQGGCKTGEAVTTTAGLLPAKYVIHTVGPVWNGGQKQEAEKLRSCYINSLKQAVEHHCRSIAFPGISTGIYGYPKNEAASVAVNAVKDFLAQHSLIEEIYFVCFDPGYEQCIRHELDQ comes from the coding sequence ATGATACAGGTACTGGCAGGCGATATTACAAAAGTGACGGCAGATGCCATTGTAAATGCAGCTAACTCCTCCCTGATGGGCGGCGGCGGTGTGGATGGTGCCATTCATCGTGCCGGTGGTCCCGAGATCCTTGCCGAATGCAGGAAGATCGTTGCGCAGCAGGGCGGTTGCAAAACAGGTGAGGCGGTGACCACAACGGCCGGCCTGCTGCCGGCAAAATATGTGATCCATACAGTAGGTCCCGTATGGAACGGCGGACAGAAGCAGGAGGCCGAAAAACTACGTTCCTGTTATATCAACTCCCTGAAGCAGGCCGTGGAACATCATTGCAGAAGTATTGCCTTTCCCGGAATCAGTACCGGCATTTATGGTTACCCCAAAAACGAAGCGGCATCTGTTGCAGTTAATGCCGTTAAAGATTTCCTGGCACAACACTCCCTTATTGAGGAGATCTATTTCGTTTGCTTCGATCCCGGATATGAGCAGTGCATCCGGCATGAACTCGATCAATAA
- a CDS encoding metal-dependent transcriptional regulator, with the protein MLSNTEENYLKALLYLTADEAGKKEAGTNDLAAHLGLKPATVNDMLKRLKEKEYVSYKKYGKISLTRSGKEVAMFVMRKHRLWETFLCEVLEFSWDEVHEVAEQLEHIQSDKLTERLDKFLNYPDYDPHGDPIPKPNGKMPPRATTLLSSVAVHQSCTVAAVKDTSSVFLQYLEQLSIGIGTKIKVLEKISFDGSMILQVGKEKLTVSEKFSNSLLVD; encoded by the coding sequence ATGTTGTCCAATACCGAAGAAAATTACCTGAAAGCGCTGTTATATCTTACCGCTGATGAAGCCGGGAAAAAGGAGGCGGGTACGAATGATCTTGCGGCACACCTGGGGCTGAAACCGGCAACGGTGAATGATATGCTGAAGCGGCTGAAGGAAAAGGAGTATGTGAGTTACAAGAAATACGGCAAGATCTCACTGACACGATCAGGGAAAGAGGTGGCGATGTTTGTGATGCGCAAACACCGGTTGTGGGAAACATTTTTGTGTGAGGTGCTGGAGTTTAGCTGGGATGAGGTGCATGAGGTTGCCGAACAGCTGGAGCACATCCAGTCGGACAAGCTGACGGAGCGCCTGGACAAATTTTTAAATTACCCGGATTATGATCCGCATGGAGATCCGATCCCCAAACCTAATGGAAAAATGCCGCCCAGGGCCACGACCCTGTTATCGTCGGTAGCCGTCCATCAGTCGTGCACGGTTGCCGCTGTAAAAGATACTTCTTCTGTTTTTTTGCAATACCTGGAACAGTTATCGATCGGTATCGGTACAAAGATCAAGGTGCTGGAAAAAATTTCCTTTGATGGTTCAATGATCCTGCAGGTGGGAAAGGAAAAGCTTACGGTTTCCGAAAAGTTCAGTAATAGTTTGCTGGTAGATTGA
- a CDS encoding SRPBCC family protein: MATTTQNFAKAEMLIRRPVATVFEAFVDPAITTQIWFTRSSGRLETGKTIEWVWEMYNHTVPVKVIDIETNRKIVIEWGNYEEQTTVTWTFTAIDKASTFVSIINSGFKGATDQLIAQVRDSTEGFTLVLANLKALLEHGIRLNLVGDRFPKEMQ, from the coding sequence ATGGCAACAACAACACAGAATTTTGCAAAAGCAGAAATGCTGATCCGCAGACCCGTTGCAACGGTTTTCGAAGCCTTCGTAGATCCGGCCATCACCACGCAGATCTGGTTTACCAGGAGTTCCGGCAGACTGGAAACGGGAAAAACAATCGAATGGGTATGGGAGATGTATAACCACACCGTTCCTGTTAAAGTGATCGATATTGAGACGAACAGGAAGATCGTGATCGAATGGGGGAACTACGAGGAGCAAACAACGGTAACCTGGACCTTTACAGCTATCGACAAAGCCAGCACTTTTGTGAGCATTATAAACAGCGGGTTTAAAGGAGCTACCGATCAGCTCATCGCGCAGGTGCGCGATTCCACAGAAGGGTTCACACTGGTACTTGCCAATCTGAAAGCCTTGCTGGAACATGGCATCCGGCTGAACCTGGTAGGCGACCGGTTTCCAAAGGAAATGCAATGA